Proteins encoded by one window of Streptomyces clavuligerus:
- the kdpB gene encoding potassium-transporting ATPase subunit KdpB, with protein sequence MSTITPTRAPHSEAAAGPEPQAGRVGGGLFDPAQMLKSFPDALRKLDPRVMVKSPVMFVVLIGSVVTTVLAIADPTDGFGWAITVWLWLTTIFANLAEAVAEGRGKAQADTLRKAKTDTVARRLTATTEERVPGTDLTIGDLVVCEAGDIIPGDGDVVEGVASVDESAITGESAPVIRESGGDRSAVTGGTKVLSDRIVVKITTKPGETFIDRMINLVEGAARQKTPNEIALNILLASLTVVFLLAVVTLKPFAVYAGADDETSLIVLTALLVCLIPTTIGALLSAIGIAGMDRLVQRNVLAMSGRAVEAAGDVSTLLLDKTGTITHGNRQAAEFVPVPGVDLAELAEAAQLSSLADETPEGRSIVVLAQEKYALRERRRGELSDAAWVAFTAQTRMSGVDADGRKVRKGATGSVVAWVGEQGGEVPADVDALTDTISEAGGTPLLVAVEDSEGARVLGVIHLKDVVKEGMRERFEELRRMGIRTVMITGDNPLTARAIAREAGVDDFLAEATPEDKMALIKREQAGGKLVAMTGDGTNDAPALAQADVGVAMNTGTSAAKEAGNMVDLDSDPTKLIEIVEIGKQLLITRGALTTFSIANDVAKYFAIIPALFAAAYPGLDKLNIMQLSSPDSAILSAVIFNALIIVALVPLALKGVRYRPTSADKMLRRNLGVYGLGGLIAPFIGIKLIDLLISLIPGIG encoded by the coding sequence ATGAGCACGATAACCCCCACCCGGGCGCCGCACTCCGAGGCGGCGGCCGGGCCCGAGCCCCAGGCAGGGCGGGTCGGCGGAGGTCTCTTCGACCCCGCCCAGATGCTGAAGTCGTTCCCCGACGCCCTGCGCAAGCTGGACCCCCGGGTGATGGTCAAGTCCCCGGTGATGTTCGTCGTCCTCATCGGCTCGGTGGTCACCACCGTGCTGGCGATCGCCGACCCCACCGACGGATTCGGCTGGGCGATCACCGTCTGGCTCTGGCTCACCACGATCTTCGCCAACCTCGCCGAGGCCGTCGCCGAGGGCCGGGGCAAGGCGCAGGCCGACACCCTGCGCAAGGCCAAGACCGACACCGTGGCCCGCAGGCTCACCGCCACCACCGAGGAGCGGGTGCCCGGCACCGACCTCACCATCGGCGACCTGGTCGTCTGTGAGGCCGGGGACATCATCCCCGGTGACGGCGACGTCGTCGAAGGCGTGGCCTCCGTCGACGAGTCCGCCATCACCGGCGAGTCCGCCCCCGTCATCCGCGAGTCCGGCGGCGACCGCAGCGCCGTCACCGGCGGGACGAAGGTGCTGTCCGACCGGATCGTCGTCAAGATCACCACCAAGCCCGGTGAGACCTTCATCGACCGGATGATCAACCTGGTCGAGGGCGCCGCCCGGCAGAAGACACCCAACGAGATCGCACTCAACATCCTGCTGGCCTCGCTGACGGTCGTCTTCCTGCTGGCGGTGGTCACCCTCAAGCCGTTCGCCGTCTATGCGGGCGCCGACGACGAGACCTCGCTGATCGTCCTCACCGCCCTGCTGGTCTGTCTGATCCCCACCACCATCGGCGCGCTGCTCTCCGCGATCGGCATCGCGGGCATGGACCGGCTGGTCCAGCGCAATGTGCTGGCCATGTCCGGCCGCGCCGTCGAGGCCGCGGGCGATGTCTCCACCCTGCTGCTCGACAAGACCGGCACCATCACCCACGGCAACCGCCAGGCCGCCGAATTCGTCCCCGTCCCCGGGGTCGACCTCGCGGAACTCGCCGAGGCCGCCCAGCTCTCCTCGCTCGCGGACGAGACCCCCGAGGGCCGTTCCATCGTCGTCCTCGCCCAGGAGAAGTACGCCCTGCGCGAGCGCCGCCGCGGCGAGCTGAGCGACGCCGCATGGGTCGCCTTCACCGCGCAGACCCGGATGTCCGGCGTCGACGCCGACGGCCGCAAGGTCCGCAAGGGCGCCACCGGCTCCGTCGTCGCCTGGGTCGGGGAACAGGGCGGCGAGGTCCCGGCCGATGTCGACGCCCTCACCGACACCATTTCCGAAGCGGGCGGCACGCCCCTGCTCGTCGCCGTCGAGGACAGCGAAGGCGCCCGGGTCCTCGGCGTCATCCACCTCAAGGACGTGGTCAAGGAGGGGATGCGGGAGCGGTTCGAGGAGCTGCGCCGGATGGGTATCCGGACGGTGATGATCACGGGGGACAATCCGCTGACGGCGCGGGCGATCGCGCGGGAGGCGGGGGTGGACGACTTCCTGGCGGAGGCGACCCCCGAGGACAAGATGGCGCTGATCAAGCGGGAGCAGGCGGGCGGCAAGCTGGTCGCGATGACCGGCGACGGCACCAACGACGCCCCCGCCCTCGCCCAGGCCGACGTCGGCGTCGCCATGAACACCGGCACCTCCGCCGCCAAGGAGGCCGGGAACATGGTCGACCTCGACTCCGACCCCACCAAACTCATCGAGATCGTCGAGATCGGCAAACAACTCCTCATCACCCGCGGCGCCCTCACCACGTTCTCCATCGCCAACGACGTGGCCAAGTACTTCGCCATCATCCCGGCGCTGTTCGCTGCCGCCTACCCCGGCCTCGACAAGCTCAACATCATGCAGCTGTCCTCGCCGGACTCCGCGATCCTCTCCGCCGTGATCTTCAACGCGCTGATCATCGTGGCGCTGGTCCCGCTCGCCCTCAAGGGCGTCCGCTACCGGCCCACCAGCGCCGACAAGATGCTCCGGCGCAACCTCGGGGTCTACGGCCTCGGCGGACTGATCGCCCCGTTCATCGGCATCAAACTCATCGACCTGCTCATCTCCCTCATCCCTGGCATCGGGTGA
- a CDS encoding AMP-binding protein, with amino-acid sequence MNGPVLIHDAVAQWAEHTPDAPALITPEQRISHARLDRAAALCAAALGEYGVGPGDLLPVILPRSAELVPVLLGILRRGAGYAALDPRWPAGRIRDLLEALNPPLCVTRGIVPGGPAPGWAPPEGLFAPPPRKPPAPRPPGPGAARTVPDAPAVPVVPTAPAVPAAPAVPGLRPAAGPDSPAIVFFTTGTTGTPRGVISPHRATTRLVRDATAWTGPGRIMAQTAPASGDTYSLEVWVTLAAGGACAIPGDGGHPTPARLRSLVRGCSVDTVFLTTSLLNRLMDEDPGCLSGLRTVLTGGERMSVHHVRLCRLTHPGLEIVNCYGPAGNGVLATVRTVRPQDLAAAGGVPLGTAVSATGLHILNGQDPAPPGGTGEICLSGGGLALGYLGDPWLTAERFPTVSLGGPATRIHRTGDRGALGADGVLRFQGRDRRQVTIGGRRIDPQETEDAARRLPGVTECVVLPVYGERETDTRLALFYTASAALTADTAAADTCAAADADAADLTAADTGTGTGGGPDLSPAGVRRALAAVLPAPLVPRLISRRPSFPLDPHGKTDRSALLALLLAPDPGPPRPDAPRTRNPS; translated from the coding sequence GTGAACGGCCCGGTGCTCATCCACGACGCCGTGGCCCAGTGGGCGGAACACACCCCCGACGCCCCCGCGCTGATCACTCCGGAGCAGCGGATCAGCCACGCCCGGCTCGACCGGGCCGCCGCACTCTGCGCGGCGGCGCTCGGGGAGTACGGCGTGGGACCGGGCGATCTGCTGCCCGTGATCCTCCCGCGCTCGGCGGAACTGGTGCCGGTCCTGCTCGGCATCCTGCGCCGCGGCGCCGGGTACGCGGCACTCGACCCCCGCTGGCCCGCCGGGCGGATTCGGGACCTCCTGGAGGCCCTGAACCCACCGCTGTGCGTCACCCGGGGCATCGTGCCCGGCGGACCGGCACCCGGATGGGCCCCGCCCGAGGGGCTCTTCGCACCGCCGCCGCGGAAGCCGCCCGCCCCGCGACCGCCCGGCCCCGGAGCCGCTCGCACCGTCCCGGACGCCCCGGCCGTCCCTGTTGTTCCGACCGCCCCGGCCGTCCCCGCCGCCCCGGCCGTTCCGGGGCTCCGGCCGGCAGCCGGACCCGATTCCCCCGCCATCGTCTTCTTCACCACCGGAACCACCGGCACCCCCCGAGGGGTCATCTCCCCGCACCGGGCCACCACCCGGCTCGTCCGGGACGCCACCGCCTGGACCGGCCCCGGACGGATCATGGCCCAGACCGCGCCCGCCTCCGGGGACACCTACTCCCTGGAGGTCTGGGTGACCCTCGCCGCCGGAGGGGCCTGCGCGATCCCCGGGGACGGTGGCCACCCCACACCCGCGCGGCTGCGCTCCCTCGTCCGCGGCTGCTCCGTCGACACCGTCTTCCTGACCACCTCCCTCCTCAACCGCCTCATGGACGAGGACCCGGGCTGTCTGAGCGGGCTGCGGACCGTGCTCACCGGCGGCGAGCGCATGTCCGTCCACCATGTACGGCTCTGCCGGCTCACCCACCCGGGTCTGGAGATCGTCAACTGCTACGGACCGGCCGGGAACGGGGTCCTCGCCACCGTCCGCACCGTGCGCCCGCAGGACCTCGCCGCCGCCGGGGGAGTGCCCCTCGGCACGGCCGTCTCCGCCACCGGCCTCCACATCCTGAACGGGCAGGACCCGGCGCCGCCCGGTGGGACCGGCGAGATCTGTCTCTCCGGCGGCGGACTGGCACTGGGCTACCTCGGCGACCCCTGGCTCACCGCCGAGAGGTTCCCCACCGTGTCCCTCGGCGGCCCCGCCACCCGGATACACCGCACGGGCGACCGCGGCGCGCTCGGCGCGGACGGCGTCCTGCGCTTCCAGGGGCGCGACCGCCGCCAGGTCACCATCGGGGGACGGCGCATCGACCCCCAGGAGACCGAGGACGCGGCCCGCCGCCTCCCCGGGGTCACGGAGTGCGTCGTCCTGCCCGTGTACGGGGAGCGCGAGACCGATACCCGGCTGGCGCTGTTCTACACCGCGTCCGCCGCCCTGACCGCGGACACCGCCGCCGCCGACACGTGTGCGGCTGCCGACGCCGACGCCGCCGACCTCACCGCCGCCGACACGGGCACCGGGACCGGCGGCGGTCCCGATCTCTCCCCGGCCGGTGTGCGCCGGGCCCTCGCCGCCGTCCTGCCCGCCCCGCTCGTCCCCCGGCTGATCTCCCGGCGACCCTCCTTCCCCCTCGATCCGCACGGCAAGACCGACCGGAGCGCGCTGCTCGCGCTGCTCCTGGCCCCGGACCCCGGCCCGCCCCGGCCCGACGCCCCCCGGACAAGGAACCCGTCATGA
- a CDS encoding potassium-transporting ATPase subunit C: MNTSVRNTGRLITAALRALLVLTVVCGVLYPLAVTGVAQTLFSGKANGSEISSGGKVVGSSLIGQTYHLPLKNPEDPDEAPRPDLRWFQPRPSNGLGTNSVNTQYSLILSGATNRSGDNEDLIQWVKDAKAAVVRDNSTAGHRVDPEDIPADAVTSSGSGLDPHISPEYARLQIHRVAERNELPADRLGALVDEHTDGRVLGFIGEPRVNVLELNVALRELTGSGS; this comes from the coding sequence ATGAACACCTCTGTACGCAACACGGGACGGCTGATCACGGCCGCGCTGCGCGCCCTCCTCGTCCTCACCGTGGTCTGCGGCGTCCTCTACCCGCTCGCCGTGACCGGGGTCGCCCAGACCCTGTTCTCCGGCAAGGCCAACGGATCGGAGATCAGCTCCGGCGGCAAGGTCGTCGGCTCCTCCCTCATCGGCCAGACCTACCACCTGCCGCTGAAGAACCCCGAAGACCCCGACGAGGCCCCCCGCCCCGACCTGCGCTGGTTCCAGCCCCGGCCCTCCAACGGGCTCGGCACCAACAGCGTCAACACGCAGTACTCCCTCATCCTCTCCGGGGCCACCAACCGCTCCGGGGACAACGAGGACCTGATCCAGTGGGTCAAGGACGCCAAGGCGGCCGTCGTCCGCGACAACTCCACCGCCGGGCACCGCGTCGACCCCGAGGACATCCCGGCCGACGCCGTCACCTCCTCCGGGTCCGGCCTCGACCCGCACATCTCGCCCGAGTACGCCCGGCTCCAGATCCACCGGGTCGCCGAACGGAACGAACTCCCGGCCGACCGGTTGGGCGCCCTGGTCGACGAGCACACCGACGGACGCGTCCTCGGCTTCATCGGGGAGCCCCGGGTCAACGTCCTCGAACTCAATGTCGCCCTCAGGGAGCTGACCGGCTCCGGTTCCTGA
- a CDS encoding AMP-binding protein produces MTTGPAPRSPLPSYPLSPEQEAIWRDDTRGDGTPQYVENWVHRLMGPVDPGAVEAALTALVQRHEALRSSVRRIGPELRQEVLPPMPVPLARRRTTAEDLPAALREAVSVRLPLDRPPLLRATLLETTQTTQTTQTTQTAQTTTEADTADTAEAETVAGRRGAGADGRTGDAVLAVAVHRVAVDARSLHVFDEEFSSLYRAALGLPEPPLPPVPLQPGPLALARGARPAPCEASLAYWRGALDGAPPESSFPLDRPRTDTPGGRGAVVDLVLGAGTTARLYGRCRELRATPYAVLAAALVALIARHGGQRDLVIGVPVPRRDAATAAAVVARLGGALPLRARLAPDTTFAELVTAVADTLRSVRAHADVPLTRLLREAGAAGRWGAAGEQRPGRPPAPLFQVVLAVDDGPPPGLALPGVRAERLRPHNGTAAFDVLLHLVPDPGARTISGRLEYAAGLLTSATARRLADRFRTLLDDALARPGAAVARLAALTPDDHERATLTWAHGPAPVAGPALAAEAFARSVRRAPAAVAVEHGTERLTYARLDAASDAVAARLTAAGHARAAVGVLLHPSPYLPVALLGVLKAGCCCVPLDPAHPAGRLASVLDDSRVTAVLTDRRTARSPAVARARAEVLLVEECRGGVRRGPAAVRVRPEDPAYLVHPAGSTGRPTGVLMPHRALAAVVARQVRRSGRLPLRTAQFAPWGQDTVFQEALSTWAAGGTLVLADREARRDPVRLLALLDAHRVERLFLPAPALRRLAECATAAGRRPAALREVVVGTGGRLEITPAVRAFFAGLPGGVLDHQYGPPETHVVTAGRLTGNPDRWPERVDIGRPVPGATVRILDEGLAPVPPGGLGELCVGGTGVALGYHRRPDATEERFVPDPFTAGRLLFRTGDRGRHLPDGRIDVVGRYGDRPAAPVNTARATDAARGTRTTGPNGATGTAGNTGTAGSTGTGQGTALGRRVEPGAIGTALNGVPGVAGAVVTAAAFPVLPALPAASDGPETGERRGRPASPRVPAGERLPEPAELRRTPRERPPQALASSLCVPPARPPRTEGGTVDRTAPPAPCDPRPHAVSPPLPLRAARPPGPAGSAAPGDRPPRPPGPGARRP; encoded by the coding sequence ATGACGACCGGCCCCGCCCCCCGATCCCCGCTCCCCTCGTACCCGCTCTCCCCCGAGCAGGAGGCGATCTGGCGCGACGACACCCGGGGCGACGGCACCCCGCAGTACGTGGAGAACTGGGTGCACCGCCTCATGGGCCCCGTCGACCCCGGCGCGGTCGAAGCCGCGCTCACCGCCCTCGTCCAGCGGCACGAGGCACTGCGCAGCAGCGTGCGGCGGATCGGGCCGGAGCTGCGGCAGGAGGTGCTGCCGCCGATGCCGGTACCGCTGGCCCGGCGGCGGACCACCGCCGAGGACCTGCCCGCCGCCCTCCGTGAGGCCGTGTCCGTGCGGCTGCCGCTGGACCGGCCGCCCCTGCTGCGGGCGACCCTCCTGGAGACGACACAGACGACACAGACGACACAGACGACACAGACGGCACAGACGACGACGGAGGCGGATACGGCGGATACGGCGGAGGCGGAGACAGTGGCGGGCCGACGCGGCGCCGGGGCGGACGGCCGGACCGGTGACGCGGTACTCGCCGTCGCCGTCCACCGCGTCGCCGTCGACGCCCGGTCGCTGCATGTGTTCGACGAGGAGTTCAGCAGCCTCTACCGCGCCGCCCTGGGCCTGCCGGAACCCCCGCTCCCGCCGGTGCCGCTCCAGCCCGGCCCGCTCGCCCTGGCCCGCGGCGCCCGGCCCGCCCCGTGCGAGGCGTCCCTGGCCTACTGGAGGGGCGCCCTCGACGGGGCGCCCCCCGAGTCCTCCTTCCCGCTCGACCGCCCCCGCACCGACACCCCCGGCGGCCGGGGCGCCGTGGTCGACCTCGTCCTCGGCGCGGGGACCACCGCCCGGCTCTACGGACGGTGCCGGGAGCTGCGGGCGACCCCGTACGCCGTACTCGCCGCCGCCCTCGTCGCGCTGATCGCCCGGCACGGCGGACAGCGGGACCTCGTCATCGGCGTCCCGGTGCCCCGGCGCGACGCGGCCACCGCCGCGGCCGTGGTCGCCCGTCTCGGGGGCGCCCTGCCGCTGCGCGCCCGGCTGGCCCCGGACACCACCTTCGCGGAACTGGTCACGGCGGTCGCGGACACGCTCCGCTCCGTCCGCGCGCACGCGGACGTCCCCCTGACCCGGCTGCTGCGGGAGGCCGGGGCCGCCGGGCGGTGGGGAGCCGCCGGGGAGCAGCGCCCCGGCCGCCCCCCGGCCCCGCTGTTCCAGGTGGTGCTGGCCGTGGACGACGGGCCGCCCCCGGGTCTCGCGCTGCCGGGTGTACGGGCCGAACGGCTCCGTCCCCACAACGGCACCGCCGCGTTCGACGTCCTGCTCCACCTCGTCCCCGACCCCGGTGCCCGGACCATCTCCGGGCGGCTGGAGTACGCCGCCGGACTCCTCACCTCCGCGACCGCCCGGCGGCTCGCCGACCGCTTCCGCACCCTGCTGGACGACGCCCTGGCCCGCCCCGGCGCCGCGGTGGCCCGGCTGGCCGCGCTCACCCCGGACGACCACGAACGGGCCACGCTGACCTGGGCGCACGGCCCCGCCCCGGTGGCCGGCCCGGCCCTCGCCGCCGAGGCGTTCGCCCGGTCCGTCCGGCGCGCGCCCGCCGCCGTCGCCGTCGAGCACGGGACGGAACGGCTGACCTACGCCCGGCTCGACGCGGCGTCCGACGCGGTCGCCGCCCGGCTGACGGCGGCCGGACACGCCCGTGCCGCCGTCGGCGTGCTGCTGCACCCCTCCCCGTATCTGCCCGTCGCCCTCCTCGGGGTGCTCAAGGCAGGCTGCTGCTGTGTCCCGCTCGACCCCGCGCACCCGGCCGGGCGGCTCGCCTCCGTGCTGGACGACAGCCGGGTGACGGCCGTGCTGACGGACCGCCGCACCGCGCGCTCACCGGCCGTCGCACGGGCACGGGCCGAGGTCCTGCTCGTCGAGGAGTGCCGGGGCGGCGTCCGGCGCGGCCCCGCCGCCGTGCGCGTACGCCCCGAGGACCCGGCCTACCTCGTCCACCCGGCCGGCTCCACCGGCCGCCCCACGGGGGTGCTGATGCCGCACCGGGCCCTCGCCGCCGTCGTCGCCCGCCAGGTCCGCCGCTCCGGCCGGCTGCCGCTGAGGACCGCCCAGTTCGCCCCGTGGGGCCAGGACACGGTGTTCCAGGAGGCCCTGAGCACCTGGGCCGCCGGGGGCACCCTCGTCCTGGCCGACCGGGAAGCCCGTCGCGACCCGGTGCGGCTGCTCGCCCTGCTCGACGCCCACCGGGTGGAACGGCTCTTCCTGCCCGCTCCCGCCCTGCGACGGCTCGCCGAGTGCGCGACGGCCGCCGGGCGCCGCCCGGCGGCCCTGCGGGAGGTCGTCGTCGGCACGGGCGGGCGGCTGGAGATCACCCCCGCCGTACGGGCGTTCTTCGCCGGGCTGCCCGGCGGGGTCCTCGACCACCAGTACGGCCCGCCCGAGACGCATGTCGTGACCGCCGGACGTCTCACCGGGAACCCCGACCGCTGGCCGGAGCGGGTGGACATCGGGCGGCCGGTGCCCGGGGCCACCGTCCGCATCCTCGACGAGGGGCTGGCGCCCGTACCGCCGGGCGGGCTGGGGGAGCTGTGCGTCGGCGGCACGGGTGTCGCCCTCGGCTACCACCGGCGGCCGGACGCCACGGAGGAGAGGTTCGTCCCCGACCCGTTCACGGCCGGGCGGCTGCTCTTCCGGACCGGGGACCGGGGCCGTCATCTGCCCGACGGCAGGATCGATGTCGTCGGCCGGTACGGCGACCGGCCCGCCGCACCCGTGAACACGGCAAGGGCCACGGACGCGGCGCGGGGCACCAGGACCACGGGGCCGAACGGGGCCACCGGAACCGCGGGAAACACAGGAACCGCGGGAAGCACAGGAACCGGACAGGGCACGGCCCTCGGCCGCCGGGTGGAGCCCGGCGCGATCGGGACGGCGCTGAACGGCGTGCCGGGCGTCGCCGGGGCCGTCGTCACCGCCGCCGCGTTCCCCGTTCTCCCGGCCCTCCCGGCGGCCTCGGACGGCCCGGAGACCGGGGAACGCCGGGGCCGACCGGCGTCCCCCCGCGTCCCGGCGGGCGAGAGGCTGCCGGAGCCCGCCGAACTCCGCCGGACACCGCGCGAACGGCCCCCTCAGGCCCTGGCGTCGTCCCTCTGCGTCCCACCGGCCCGGCCGCCCCGCACCGAGGGCGGCACCGTGGACCGCACGGCCCCGCCCGCGCCGTGCGACCCCCGGCCCCACGCCGTGTCCCCGCCGCTCCCGCTCCGCGCGGCGCGTCCACCGGGCCCGGCGGGGTCCGCGGCGCCCGGGGACCGGCCGCCCCGCCCGCCGGGCCCCGGGGCCCGGCGGCCCTGA
- a CDS encoding cation:proton antiporter produces the protein MHGTTTLLIELGAIIMGLGLIGRFAGRIGLSPIPLYLLVGLAFGTGGLLPLSASEDFIAVGAEIGVILLLLLLGLEYSASELVGSLKTQYPSGLVDFVLNALPGAAAALLLGWGPVAAVALAGVTWISSSGVIAKVLTDLGRLGNRETPVVLGILVMEDLAMAVYLPLLTALLAGVGLAGGSITLLIALGTVGIVLYLALRHGRVISRAVSSDNPEMLLLVVLGLTLLVAGIAQELQVSAAVGAFLVGIALSGEVAEGARKLLTPLRDLFAAVFFVFFGLSTDPNEIPPVLLPALLLAVVTAVTKVFTGWYAARRAGIAPKGRLRAGGALVARGEFSIVIAGLAVATEPRIGPIATAYVLILVVLGPLAARWTEPLVLPLLERRTAGAGTTSGTASGTAEPSAPAAPEAAPAAGPKAPEPADPEGSPSPTGHGT, from the coding sequence GTGCACGGGACCACCACCCTGCTGATAGAACTCGGCGCGATCATCATGGGCCTCGGGCTCATCGGCAGGTTCGCGGGCCGGATCGGACTCTCCCCCATCCCCCTCTATCTGCTGGTCGGACTGGCCTTCGGGACCGGTGGGCTGCTGCCGCTCAGCGCCAGCGAGGACTTCATCGCCGTCGGCGCCGAGATCGGCGTCATCCTGCTGCTGTTGCTGCTCGGCCTGGAGTACAGCGCGTCCGAACTCGTCGGCAGCCTCAAGACGCAGTACCCCTCCGGCCTGGTCGACTTCGTCCTCAACGCGCTGCCCGGGGCCGCTGCGGCGCTGCTGCTGGGCTGGGGGCCGGTCGCGGCGGTCGCGCTGGCGGGCGTCACCTGGATCTCGTCCTCGGGCGTGATCGCCAAGGTCCTCACCGACCTGGGGCGGCTGGGCAACCGGGAGACCCCCGTCGTCCTCGGCATCCTGGTGATGGAGGACCTGGCGATGGCGGTGTATCTGCCGCTGCTCACCGCGCTGCTGGCGGGCGTGGGGCTCGCGGGCGGCAGCATCACCCTGCTCATCGCGCTCGGCACCGTCGGCATCGTGCTCTATCTCGCGCTCCGGCACGGCCGGGTGATCAGCCGCGCGGTCTCCTCCGACAATCCCGAGATGCTGCTCCTCGTCGTCCTGGGGCTGACCCTGCTGGTCGCGGGCATCGCCCAGGAACTCCAGGTGTCCGCCGCCGTGGGCGCGTTCCTCGTCGGCATCGCCCTGTCGGGCGAGGTCGCCGAGGGCGCGCGCAAGCTGCTGACACCTCTGCGGGATCTGTTCGCGGCGGTGTTCTTCGTCTTCTTCGGGCTGTCGACCGACCCGAACGAGATTCCTCCGGTACTGCTGCCCGCGCTGCTGCTCGCGGTGGTCACCGCCGTCACCAAGGTCTTCACCGGCTGGTACGCGGCCCGGCGCGCGGGCATCGCGCCCAAGGGCAGGCTCCGGGCCGGTGGCGCCCTGGTGGCCCGTGGCGAGTTCTCCATCGTCATCGCGGGTCTCGCGGTCGCGACGGAGCCCCGGATCGGTCCCATCGCGACGGCGTATGTGCTGATCCTGGTCGTTCTGGGGCCGCTGGCGGCGCGCTGGACCGAGCCGCTGGTGCTGCCGCTGCTGGAACGCCGCACGGCGGGGGCGGGCACGACCTCGGGCACAGCCTCGGGCACGGCGGAGCCGTCGGCGCCCGCCGCCCCGGAGGCCGCGCCGGCCGCCGGGCCGAAGGCCCCGGAGCCCGCGGACCCCGAGGGCTCCCCCTCCCCCACGGGCCACGGCACCTGA
- a CDS encoding cation:proton antiporter regulatory subunit, with product MGTRRTSLPGVGTQYDFITEEGRHISVVVHHDGRRFLGFYASEDPDACQLEVPLSSDEATALAHLIDPAPIDAVRTDGIDLVTEHIPVGARSPYSGRLLGETAARTRTGASIVAVLRRTGAHPSPGPDFRLTTGDTLVAVGTREGVDALADIIAGG from the coding sequence ATGGGCACCCGCCGCACCTCATTGCCCGGAGTCGGGACACAGTACGACTTCATCACCGAGGAAGGACGGCACATCTCCGTCGTCGTCCACCACGACGGCCGGCGCTTCCTCGGCTTCTACGCCTCCGAGGACCCCGACGCCTGCCAGTTGGAGGTGCCGCTCTCCTCCGACGAGGCCACCGCGCTGGCCCACCTCATCGACCCGGCGCCCATCGACGCCGTCCGCACCGACGGGATCGACCTCGTCACCGAGCACATCCCGGTCGGCGCGCGCTCCCCGTACTCGGGACGGCTCCTCGGCGAGACGGCGGCGCGCACCCGTACGGGCGCCTCCATCGTCGCCGTGCTGCGCCGCACCGGCGCCCACCCGTCCCCCGGGCCGGACTTCCGGCTCACCACGGGGGACACCCTGGTCGCCGTCGGCACCCGTGAGGGCGTGGACGCCCTCGCCGACATCATCGCCGGAGGCTGA
- a CDS encoding ROK family transcriptional regulator, whose amino-acid sequence MVEGPLRLRLPSLPAPGRDPLEPKAGRDTVRRHNLSLVLRAVRDAGEITRAGVASRVGLTRAAISSLVEQLLELGYLSESGKTFSGQAGRPGTVLTVARTGVAGIGVEIDSHAVSVCVVDLAGTDRVRLVEHRDNRCAPPAQVLRRAALIAARALGAAEEQRLRPVGVALALPGLVASGTVRQAAALGWTRVPAEDSFAAALAALRPRRPALPVRSENEANLAALAELWFGGLGTVRTFLYLGGETAIGGALVIGGELLRGAHGFAGEIGHTPVAPDGPECRCGARGCLEQYAGRLALLRAAGVGGQDDPDTTGSVAELERRARGGDERAVAALERAGLMLGRVLAGAVNLFDPAAVVLGGIYRPLSPWLVPRAAGELSARAVSGLWPRAGTRLRPSSAAADAARGAAALVVRDVLTDPLAHAERAPVP is encoded by the coding sequence GTGGTCGAAGGCCCCCTCCGTCTCCGGCTGCCCTCCCTCCCCGCCCCGGGCCGGGACCCGCTGGAGCCGAAGGCGGGACGGGACACGGTACGGCGCCACAATCTGAGCCTGGTGCTGCGGGCGGTGCGGGACGCGGGCGAGATCACCCGCGCCGGGGTCGCCTCCCGGGTGGGGCTGACCCGCGCCGCGATCTCCTCCCTCGTGGAACAACTGCTGGAGCTGGGGTATCTCTCCGAGTCGGGCAAGACCTTCAGCGGACAGGCCGGACGGCCCGGCACCGTGCTCACGGTGGCGCGCACCGGGGTCGCCGGGATCGGCGTGGAGATCGACAGCCACGCGGTGAGCGTCTGCGTGGTGGACCTCGCCGGGACCGACCGGGTCCGTCTCGTCGAGCACCGGGACAACCGGTGCGCGCCGCCCGCCCAGGTGCTGCGGCGCGCGGCACTGATCGCCGCCCGGGCGCTCGGCGCGGCGGAGGAGCAGCGGCTGCGGCCGGTCGGCGTCGCGCTGGCGCTGCCCGGCCTGGTGGCCTCGGGCACGGTCCGGCAGGCCGCCGCCCTCGGGTGGACACGGGTGCCCGCCGAGGACTCCTTCGCCGCCGCGCTGGCGGCGCTGCGGCCCCGGCGGCCCGCGCTGCCCGTCCGCTCCGAGAACGAGGCCAATCTCGCGGCCCTCGCGGAGCTGTGGTTCGGCGGCCTCGGAACGGTCCGCACCTTTCTCTACCTCGGCGGGGAGACCGCCATCGGCGGAGCGCTCGTCATCGGCGGCGAGCTGCTGCGCGGGGCGCACGGCTTCGCCGGGGAGATCGGGCACACCCCGGTGGCACCGGACGGGCCCGAGTGCCGCTGCGGTGCCCGCGGGTGTCTGGAGCAGTACGCGGGACGGCTCGCGCTGCTGCGCGCCGCGGGCGTCGGCGGGCAGGACGACCCGGACACCACGGGTTCGGTGGCCGAGCTGGAACGGCGGGCGCGCGGCGGTGACGAGCGCGCGGTGGCCGCGCTGGAGCGGGCCGGGCTGATGCTGGGCCGGGTGCTGGCCGGGGCGGTGAACCTCTTCGACCCCGCCGCCGTCGTGCTCGGCGGGATCTATCGTCCGCTCTCCCCCTGGCTGGTGCCCCGGGCGGCGGGCGAGCTGTCCGCCCGGGCCGTCTCCGGGCTCTGGCCCCGCGCCGGAACGCGGCTGCGTCCCTCGTCGGCCGCCGCGGACGCGGCCCGGGGCGCGGCGGCCCTCGTGGTGCGGGACGTCCTCACCGACCCGCTGGCCCACGCGGAACGCGCTCCCGTGCCCTGA